A single window of Watersipora subatra chromosome 9, tzWatSuba1.1, whole genome shotgun sequence DNA harbors:
- the LOC137403518 gene encoding uncharacterized protein, with the protein MRDRTNWLQAIVGLLQLLTGATIVGVEAEIIRLEEPGTPGAFSLLHKEVALKGLCQLVSGVVVWIQLCRKNTLTILLALVMCSMNSLTLAFLIWQCGYGISSINEQCDMYPESCVKGTMAAYSRSLLETQESMFAIGTASCLLAIFLLIQRIKRSIAELELNLKTLQNQFIQRDNQYDNVALYSK; encoded by the exons ATGAGGGACAGAACTAACTGGTTACAGGCCATAGTCGGCCTCCTTCAGCTACTAACTGGAGCCACCATAGTCGGTGTCGAGGCTGAGATAATACGCCTAGAAGAGCCGGGCACCCCCGGAGCGTTCTCTCTCCTGCATAAAGAAGTTGCTCTTAAAG GGCTATGCCAACTGGTGAGTGGTGTCGTTGTTTGGATTCAACTGTGCAGGAAAAATACGTTAACAATTCTATTGGCGCTTGTCATGTGCAGCATGAACTCTCTTACTCTTGCCTTCCTAATATGGCAATGTGGCTACG GAATATCGAGTATCAACGAGCAGTGCGATATGTACCCTGAGTCCTGCGTCAAGGGAACTATGGCGGCATACAGCAGGTCGCTGTTAGAGACCCAGGAGTCCATGTTTGCGATAGGAACAGCGAGTTGTCTCCTCGCTATCTTCCTACTTATACAGCGAATTAAACGCTCCATAGCTGAGTTAGAACTGAACTTAAAAACTCTTCAGAACCAATTCATCCAGCGCGACAACCAATATGACAATGTTGCCTTATATAGCAAGTAA